Proteins found in one Bacteroidales bacterium genomic segment:
- a CDS encoding carboxypeptidase-like regulatory domain-containing protein — MKTRLLLLFIIFPAIVFSQTKVTGKVLDKETQKPVSDVIIHSSGKISITNDKGEYDFEINQPETVYFRHLSYSSFKIQSDSLQNNGVVYLTANVTELSEVVISPNRANYLLNKAIDNLFANFQKAKSKMYYLTHVEENTTKGGEREVYALIETFLDRVRNDKKRFFNWDVKLIWLDRTKIMVENDFSVGGKDFSVSFFPEYIRFSSGKTKKDTATFFSEVYDENSDYWIIKVYTQYPDKRHYHYFLYTISRQD; from the coding sequence ATGAAAACAAGATTATTGTTACTGTTCATCATCTTCCCTGCGATTGTCTTTTCCCAAACAAAAGTAACGGGAAAAGTTCTTGATAAAGAAACACAAAAGCCAGTTTCAGATGTAATAATACATTCGAGCGGCAAAATCTCCATAACAAACGACAAAGGAGAATATGATTTTGAGATTAATCAGCCGGAAACTGTTTATTTCAGGCATTTGTCATACAGTTCGTTCAAAATACAGTCCGATTCGTTGCAAAATAACGGCGTTGTATATTTGACTGCAAATGTTACCGAATTGAGTGAAGTTGTTATTTCGCCGAATCGTGCGAATTATTTATTAAATAAAGCAATTGATAATTTGTTTGCGAATTTTCAGAAAGCAAAAAGTAAAATGTATTATTTAACACATGTCGAAGAAAATACGACAAAAGGAGGAGAAAGAGAAGTTTATGCTTTGATTGAAACTTTTTTGGATAGAGTGAGAAACGATAAAAAACGGTTTTTCAATTGGGATGTGAAATTAATATGGCTAGACAGAACAAAAATTATGGTAGAAAATGATTTTTCCGTAGGGGGAAAAGATTTTTCCGTATCCTTTTTTCCTGAATATATTAGATTTTCGTCCGGTAAAACTAAAAAAGACACTGCCACTTTCTTTTCGGAAGTTTATGATGAGAACAGCGATTACTGGATAATAAAGGTATATACACAATACCCTGATAAACGGCATTATCACTATTTTTTATACACAATAAGCAGACAGGAC
- a CDS encoding CPBP family intramembrane metalloprotease: protein MQTRFLKKIYLKIYTKPLWFSLLLFILSVKFAPVVPLIIYGLIYDFADDEPLAYDYSESLLQNIISGGIIAPIIETLLCQTFLIWLFHKACKFNYFTTVVLSGFLFGLLHAIYNVIYAICAGMMGIVFAFGYVLYMNKYSPVRAFWLIAGIHAFNNISAFIINWLGINL from the coding sequence CAAGATTTTTGAAAAAGATATATTTAAAAATATACACAAAACCGTTGTGGTTTTCATTATTGTTATTCATACTGTCAGTTAAATTTGCTCCGGTCGTTCCTCTTATTATTTACGGTTTAATTTATGACTTTGCCGACGACGAACCTCTTGCCTATGATTATTCGGAATCATTGCTTCAGAATATTATATCCGGAGGAATTATAGCTCCCATTATCGAAACTTTGCTTTGTCAGACTTTTCTGATATGGTTATTTCATAAAGCATGTAAATTCAATTATTTCACGACTGTTGTTTTATCGGGATTTCTATTTGGACTGTTACACGCAATATATAATGTAATTTATGCCATATGTGCCGGTATGATGGGGATTGTTTTTGCATTTGGGTATGTTCTCTATATGAACAAATACAGTCCTGTACGGGCATTTTGGCTGATTGCCGGTATTCACGCATTTAATAATATTAGCGCTTTTATCATTAATTGGCTGGGAATTAATTTATGA